The genomic region AGTCACACCAGAACCGTATTGACTCTATATGAAGAACTATAGCTATGAAATCTGAACCTGACTCGCATTTGGTATCGCGTCGACAGGTCGTTCATACAGTCGGCTTGGGAGCCGTAATTGGGACGGCTGGCTGCGTTGGGGGATCCCCTGGATCAAGCTCTGAACCGGTGGATTTGTCGGGTCAAAAGACTGATTACCAAGGTGGAATGGTCATTGGAGACCATGGAGGCCCTAATGGGCAGGTGTTCTACGCCGATACAGAACCCGAGCCCAGACAGGGCCCCGTCCAAGGCTCCGAAGGAACTGAGAACCTTGCTTGGTTTCACACGCTCGCACATGGCCTCTTCCCGTACCATCTTAACCTGGTAGCTGACGGCGCGGAGGCGACCGCGGTATACGTCACGGACTACTCCCGTGTTGATTGGGAGATCCCTGAAGACACTGAGCGAAAGAAGATGCCAGCACCGACCGCCCCCGATACATTCGCCGATGCCACGGGCCTCACATACGTCATCGAATCGGATGTAATGGGTGGAATGGGGCCAGATCTCATGCCGTTCTCGGAACCCAGCGAAGCTGA from Halorubrum salinarum harbors:
- a CDS encoding nitrous oxide reductase accessory protein NosL — encoded protein: MKSEPDSHLVSRRQVVHTVGLGAVIGTAGCVGGSPGSSSEPVDLSGQKTDYQGGMVIGDHGGPNGQVFYADTEPEPRQGPVQGSEGTENLAWFHTLAHGLFPYHLNLVADGAEATAVYVTDYSRVDWEIPEDTERKKMPAPTAPDTFADATGLTYVIESDVMGGMGPDLMPFSEPSEAESFADNYGGRTIEYDDIDRSLVDGIQMTGIN